The genomic region CTATGGCCGGGCGGTGGGGGGCAAAATCACCCTGCTGGACGTGCGCTATGCCGCCCTCGCGCCACGGCTTTTCGGTCTTGGGGTTACCCGGACGGCGCTCTTCGAAACCCTCTATACCGCCGCCCAAGCCCGCCCGATCCGGCTGATCACCGGCGCCCCGGTGACAGGGGCGACTGATCTTGACCCAGATGGTTCCGGCGGGTTCGTTGAAACCGCCGCTGGTCGTTTCGGCCCCTTCGACCTGATTGTCGATGCCAGCGGCGCCAATAGCCCGCTGCGCGCGCAGGTTGGCAACGTTCGGCGGGATCGGCCGTATCCCTTCGGCGCGCTTTGGGGGCTGGTTAATCTGAAAGACAGCCGCTTCGCCCCCGACGTCTTGGACCAGCGCTATCAGGCCGCCCGGCATATGATCGGCGTGTTGCCAGTTGGCGGCAACCGGGCGGCCCTGTTCTGGAGCGAGCCGACCGCGACGCTGGGTGACTGGCCGCACGCCGATCTCACCGCTTGGCGGGACACGCTTCGGCGCCTTTGGCCGGAAACCGAACCGCTTGCAGCGCAGATTACCGAGCACGGGCACCTTACCCCCGCGCGCTACCGCGATGTCGTGCTGAAAACCCCGATTGCCGGGCGGCTGCTGTTCATCGGCGATGCCGCCCATTGCACCAGCCCGCAGCTCGGCCAAGGGGCTAATTTAGCGCTGCTCGACGCCTTAGTGCTGTCGCTCTGCCTTAGTGGCGCCCGCCCGCTGCCGGAGGCCCTAGCCCACTATGCCCGCGCCCGCCAGGGGCAGCAGCGCTTTTATCAATGGGCCAGCCGCTGGCTGACGCCGTTTTTCCAATCAAACGCCCGCCTGCTGCCCTGGTTACGCTACCCCTTCTGCGCGCTGCCCTGCTGGTTTCCACCGACGCAATGGATCGGGGCGCAGGTGCTGGCGGGGGTGAAGACCGGGATGTTCAGCCGGATCGATCCGGGCGCCTGGGCCCCAGCCTATCGCCTAGCGCCGCGCGCCTACCGCCGGCCCCAGGATTCCGGCGCCCCTGGTCTGGCGCTCAGTTTTTCTGCGCTTCTGGCAATGGAGGCCGGGGGCGAGAGTTCCGACGGCTTCGCCGACAGCAGCGGCGATACAGGCGGTAGCGGCGGCGATACGGGGGGTGGGGACGGCGGCGGCGGGGGCGACTAACGCACCCTCAGCACCGGGCCGCCGTCCATCCTTACCGCCAAACAAAAACCCCCGGCCCTTGCGGAACCGGGGGTTTTGCTTAGTCGCAGGAAGCGTTAGGCGCTTTCGCGTTCGTCCGTCAGCGCGGCATCGGCGGTCGCTTCGGTGGCCAGGATGGCCTTGTCGCGTTCCGCCGCCACTTTGCGGAATTCCGCCACGACGGAGCCGGTCCCGGCGGGGATCAGGCGACCGACGATGACGTTTTCCTTCAGACCGTTCAGCGTATCGGTCTTGCCCGACACGGCGGCTTCGGTCAGCACGCGGGTAGTTTCCTGGAACGATGCGGCAGAGATGAAGGAATCCGTCTGCAGCGACGCCTTGGTGATGCCCTGCAGAACCGGCTTACCGTGCGCCGGGCGTTCGCCCTTGGCCACCAGCTTGCGGTTTTCGGCTTCATATTCCAGCTTACCGACCTGTTCACCGATCAGATACGTGCTGTCGCCCGCATCGTCGATTTCGATCTTCTGCAGCATCTGCCGGACGATCACTTCGATATGCTTATCGTTGATCTTCACGCCCTGCAGACGATACACGTCCTGGATTTCGTTGGTCAGGTAATTGGCCAAGGCTTCGATACCCAGCACGCGCAGAATATCGTGCGGAACCGGGTTGCCATCCATCAGCAGGTCGCCCTTCTGCACGTAATCGCCTTCGTGCACGCTGATGTGCTTGCCCTTCGGGATCATATACTCGACGGGTTCGCGCCCTTCCTCGGTCGGGACGACCAGGATGCGGCGCTTCGTCTTATAATCCTTCCCGAATTCGACGCGGCCTTCGCTTTCCGAAATGATCGCGTAATCCTTCGGCTTACGCGCTTCGAAGAGTTCGGCGACGCGCGGCAGACCCCCGGTGATATCGCGGGTCTTCGAGCTTTCGCGCGGGATACGGGCCACAACGTCGCCCGCCTTCACCCGCTGATTATTCTCGACCGACAGGATCGCATCTACCGGCAAGAAGTAGCGCGCTTCCAGCCCGTTCGGCAGTTTGATCGATTCGCCCTTCTCGTCGCGCAGCACGATACGCGGCTTCAGGTCAGACCCGCGGGTCTGCTGACGCCAATCGGTGACAACGCGGTTCGAAATCCCGGTGGCTTCGTCCATGACTTCGCGGATCGACAGACCGTCCACGAGGTCGACGAAATGGGCAACCCCTTCCTGTTCCGCGATGATCGGCAGGGTATACGGGTCCCATTCCGCCAAGCGCTGGCCTTTGGTGACCGGCTGGGTTTCATCGAACAGCAGCTTCGAGCCGTAGGGGATGCGGTGACGGGCGCGGTCGCGGCCATCGGCATCCTGCAGGATCAGTTCTACATTGCGGCCCATGATGATGGGCACGCCCTGGCCGTTCATCACCACCGTACGGTTGATGAACTTCACCGTGCCGTCATGGCTGGCTTCGATTGAGGATTGCTCCGCCCCGCGCTGCACCGCCCCACCGATATGGAAGGTACGCATGGTAAGCTGGGTGCCCGGCTCGCCGATCGACTGCGCCGCGATAACGCCCACGGCTTCGCCCATATTGACCGGCGTACCGCGCGCCAGATCGCGCCCGTAGCACGCGGCGCACACGCCGACATGGCTTTCGCAGGTCAGAACCGAGCGAATGAGGATCGAGTCGATCCCAGCCTTTTCGACCTTTTCGACCGCGTCTTCATCGATGATCTCGCCGCCCTTGGCGATGAGTTCGCCGGTCTTCGGGTTGATCACATCGGCAACCGCCGAGCGGCCGAGGATACGTTCGGCCAGCGGGGCGATGACTTCACCGCCATCGACGACGGCGCGGACGGTAATGCCCTGCTGCGTGCCGCAATCGTCTTCGGTGATGATGCAATCCTGCGCCACGTCCACGAGACGGCGGGTAAGATACCCGGAGTTCGCGGTCTTCAGCGCGGTATCGGCCAGACCCTTACGGGCACCGTGGGTGGAGTTGAAGTACTCCAGCACGGTCAGACCTTCTTTGAAGTTCGAAATGATCGGCGTTTCGATGATTTCGCCCGACGGCTTGGCCATCAGACCGCGCATCCCGGCAAGCTGCTTAATCTGCGCCGCCGAACCACGCGCCCCGGAGTGGGCCATCATATAGACCGAGTTGAGCTTGCCCGACCCGTGGACCGCCTGCATGGTCTTCATCATCGCGTCGGCGACCTTTTCGGTGCACTGCGACCAAACGTCGACGACCTTATTGTACTTTTCGCCCTGGGTGATCAGACCGTCGAGATACTGTTGTTCGTATTCTTTGATCTTTTCCTGAGCATCGGCGACCAGCGCATCCTTATCCTTCGGGATGATCATGTCATCCTTACCGAAGGAGATGCCCGAGCGGCAGGCGTGGCTAAAGCCCAGCGCCATCATACGGTCGGCGAAAATCACCGTCTCTTTCTGACCGCAATGGCGGTAGACGATATCGATGATCGAGGACACTTCCTTCTTGGTCAACTGACGGTTGACCAGATCGAAGGAGATGAGAACGCTCTTCGGCAGGATTTCGCCCAGCAGCATCCGGCCCGCCGTGGCGCGGACGTCCTTCTGAACAAGATTGCCTGCGGCATCCACCGTCGTCCAGCGACCGCGCACCGGCGTGTGCAGGTGCATGGTCTTTTCTTGCAGCGCGGCTTCGATTTCCGAGATGTTCGAATAATACGGCACGCGCAGGCCAACCAGCTTGGCGCGCTTAGCGGCCAAGTCGGCGCCCAGCGGCTTCACATGATAGGTGCCGGTCGCCGCATCGCCTTCGCGCAGGATCAGCTTGCCATTGGTAATGGCCGCATCAATCTCGGCATCGGTAAGCTGCGCCAGATCAACTTCATCCGTCAGGCGGCGGAAGTCTTCCATCGAGAGGTAATAGAGACCCAGAACAATGTCCTGGCTCGGCACGATGATCGGCTTGCCGTTGGCGGGCGAGAGGATGTTGTTGGTCGACATCATCAGCACGCGCGCTTCCAACTGCGCTTCCAGCGACAGCGGCACGTGAACGGCCATCTGATCGCCGTCGAAGTCGGCGTTGAACGCGGTACAGACCAGCGGGTGAAGCTGGATTGCCTTACCTTCGATCAGCGTCGGCTCGAACGCCTGGATACCCAAGCGGTGCAGCGTCGGCGCGCGGTTCAGCATCACCGGATGTTCGCGGATCACCTCTTCCAAGATGTCCCAAACTTCCGGGCGCTCTTTTTCGACCATACGCTTCGCCGCCTTAATGGTGCTCGCGTGGCCGTAAAGTTCGAGCTTGGCATAGATGAACGGCTTGAAGAGTTCGAGCGCCATCTTCTTCGGCAGGCCGCACTGGTGCAGCTTCAGTTCCGGGCCGACGACGATAACCGAACGGCCCGAGTAGTCGACGCGCTTACCCAGCAGGTTCTGACGGAAGCGACCCTGCTTACCCTTCAGCATATCGGACAGCGACTTCAGCGGACGCTTGTTGGCGCCGGTGATGACGCGGCCACGACGGCCGTTATCGAACAGCGCATCGACCGCTTCTTGCAGCATACGCTTTTCGTTGCGGACGATGATGTCCGGCGCCTTCAACTCGATCAGCCGCTTCAGGCGGTTGTTGCGGTTGATGACGCGGCGGTAAAGGTCGTTGAGATCGGAGGTCGCAAAGCGGCCGCCATCCAGCGGCACCAGCGGGCGCAGTTCGGGCGGGATAACCGGAACGACTTCCAGGATCATCCATTCCGGGCGCGAGCCAGAGGCGTGGAAAGCTTCGACCAGCTTCAGGCGCTTCACCAGCTTCTTGCGGCGGGCTTCCGAGGCGGTTTCGCGCAGCTCGGTCTTCAGCGTCTCGACCTCGTCTTCAAGGTCGATCTGCACCAGCATGTCGCGCAGGGCTTCGGCGCCGATCTTGGCGGTGAAGTTTTCTTCGCCGTATTCGTCCTGGGCCTTCAGGTAATCTTCTTCCGACAGAAGCTGCTTCAGCTTCAGCGGCGTCAGACCCGGCTCAATGACGACGTAGTTTTCGAAGTATAGGACGCGCTCGAGATCTTTCAGCGTCATATCGAGCAGCAGGCCGATACGGCTGGGCAGCGACTTCAGGAACCAAATATGCGCAACCGGCGAGGCCAGTTCGATATGGCCCATACGCTCGCGCCGAACCTTGGCCAGCGTGACTTCGACGCCGCATTTTTCGCAGATGATCCCGCGATACTTCATGCGCTTGTACTTACCGCACAAGCACTCGTAATCCTTAATCGGGCCGAAGATACGGGCGCAGAACAGACCGTCGCGTTCCGGCTTAAAGGTGCGATAGTTGATCGTCTCGGGCTTTTTAACTTCGCCGAAGGACCAGGACCGAATCCGCTCTGGGCTTGCGATCGCAATCTGGATCTCGTCAAAGCTCTGAGGGCTGGTCACTTGACCAAAGAGATTCATCAACTCGTTCATGTCTTACTCCCGCCAGCCCCTGAGGCCAGCCCGTTAGAAGACCCGTACTTCTAAACTATATAACCGCCGAAAGCCCCCGCGCCGTTAGGCGCGGGTTTCCAGTTCGACGTTGAGGCACAGCGACCGCAGTTCCTTCACGAGCACGTTGAAGGACTCAGGGATACCGGCTTCGAAGTTATCGTCGCCGCGGACGATGGCTTCATAAACCTTGGTACGGCCCGACACGTCGTCCGACTTGACCGTGAGCATTTCCTGCAGGGTATAGGCCGCGCCATAGGCTTCGAGCGCCCAGACTTCCATTTCCCCGAAACGCTGCCCACCGAACTGCGCCTTACCGCCCAGCGGCTGCTGGGTGACGAGGCTGTACGGCCCGATGGAGCGGGCGTGGATCTTGTCATCGACCAGATGGTGCAGCTTCAGCATGTAGATGTAGCCGACCGTGACCGACCGGTCGAACGGCTCGCCGGTGCGGCCATCGACCAGGGTCATCTGACCCGAGCTGTGGATCCCAGCCTTTTCCAGCATATGGACGATATCTTCTTCACGGGCGCCGTCGAAGACCGGCGTTGCGAAAGGAATACCGCGCGTCAGATTCTGCGCCAGTTCCAACGTATCGCCGGTATCAAGGTCGGCGATATCCTCGCCATAGACCTTCTCGCCGTAGATATCCTTGAAGTAGCTGTGCAGCTTGCTGGTGTCTTTCGACCCTTCGCGGCGGAATTGATCGACGAGATCCTTAATCTGCCGCCCGAGGTTGGCCGAGGCCCACCCCAGATGGGTTTCCAGGATCTGCCCGACGTTCATGCGGCTCGGCACGCCCAGCGGATTGAGGACGATATCGACCGCTGTTCCGTCTTCAAGATAGGGCATATCTTCGATCGGCGTGATGCGGGAAATAACCCCCTTGTTGCCGTGGCGACCGGCCATCTTATCGCCCGGCTGCAGCTTGCGCTTCACCGCAACGAAGACCTTGACCATCTTCATCACGCCCGGCGGCAGTTCGTCGCCGCGCTGCAGCTTTTCGACCTTGTTTTCGAAGCGCTTGTTGAGGCGGTCGATGGAGGCGTCCATCTGCTTCTTCAGCGCTTCGAGATCGTCCATCACCTTATCGTCGGCAACGGCAATCTGGCGCCACTGACCGGGGGTGAGACCTGCGAGGGTTTCGCTATCGACAACCGCGCCCGCCTTCACGCCGCGCGGACCAGACGCAATGGTCTGACCGAGCAGCAGTTCCTTCAAGCGGCCGTTGAAGCTGCGTTCCAGAATGGCCCGTTCGTCGTCGCGGTCTTTCGCCAGACGTTCAATTTCCAGGCGTTCGATGGCAATCGCGCGCTCGTCCTTATCCACGCCACGGCGGGAGAAGACGCGCACTTCCACGATGGTCCCGGTGACCCCCGGCGGCACGCGCAGCGAGGTATCGCGCACGTCCGACGCCTTTTCACCGAAGATGGCGCGCAACAGCTTTTCTTCCGGCGTCATCGGCGATTCGCCCTTCGGCGTCACCTTACCGACCAGAATATCGCCCGCCTTCACTTCGGCACCGATGTAAACGATCCCGGCTTCGTCGAGGTTCTTCAGCGCTTCTTCCCCGACATTGGGAATATCGCGCGTGATGTCTTCCTGACCCAGCTTGGTATCGCGGGCCATCACTTCGAACTCTTCGATATGGATCGACGTGAACACGTCTTCCGACACGATGCGTTCGGAGATCAGGATCGAGTCTTCGAAGTTGTAGCCATTCCACGGCATGAAGGCGACGAGGACGTTGCGGCCCAGCGCCAGTTCGCCCAGCTCGGTCGAGGGGCCGTCAGCGATGATGTCGCCCGCCGCCACCACGTCGCCCACCTTCACCAGCGGACGCTGATTGATGCAGGTATTCTGGTTCGAGCGCTGGAACTTCAGCAGGTTGTAAATATCAACCGCCGAGGAGGAGGCTTCCGTCGCATCGGTCACGCGGATAACGATACGGGTCGCGTCGATCTGATCGACGATCCCGCCGCGCTTGGCGGAGATCGCAACGCCCGAATCGCGTGCCACGGTCGCTTCCATCCCGGTGCCGACCAGCGGCGCTTCCGCCCGGATCAGCGGCACGGCCTGACGTTGCATGTTCGAGCCCATGAGGGCGCGGTTCGCGTCGTCGTTTTCGAGGAAGGGGATGAGCGCGGCGGCGACAGACACCAACTGCTTCGGCGACACGTCGATCAGGTCGATATCGGTCGGACGGGCGACGATATATTCCCCGCCCTGACGGCTCGGCACCAGTTCGGCGACGAAACGCATATCGGCATCAAGTTCGGCATTCGCTTCGGCGATCGTGTAGCGGCCTTCTTCCATCGCGGAAAGATAGACCACGTCCGACGAAACAACCCCGTCCTTCACCTTGCGGTACGGACTTTCGATAAAGCCGTACTGGTTCACCCGCGCATAGGTGGCGAGCGAGTTGATGAGACCGATATTCGGGCCTTCCGGCGTTTCAATCGGGCAGATACGGCCATAGTGCGTGGGATGCACGTCGCGGACTTCGAAGCCCGCGCGTTCGCGCGTCAGACCGCCCGGCCCAAGCGCCGACAGGCGGCGCTTATGGGTGATTTCCGACAGCGGGTTGGTCTGATCCATGAACTGGCTGAGCTGCGACGAGCCGAAGAACTCGCGCACTGCCGCCGCCGCCGGCTTGGCGTTGATCAGATCATGCGGCATCACCGTGTCGATTTCGACCGACGACATGCGCTCGCGGATCGCGCGCTCCATGCGCAGCAGGCCGAGACGATACTGATTTTCCATCAGTTCGCCGACCGAGCGAACGCGGCGGTTGCCGAGATGGTCGATATCGTCGATTTCGCCGCGCCCGTCCTTCAGGTCGCAGAGCAGCTTGACGATGGCCAGAATATCGTGCTTGCGCAGCACGCGCATCGTGTCCGGCACATCCAGGCCCAGGCGCGCGTTCATCTTCACACGGCCCACGGCCGAAAGATCGTAGCGTTCCGAATCGAAGAACAGATCGCCGAACAGCTTTTCAGCGGTTTCGAGGGTCGGCGGTTCGCCCGGGCGCATGACGCGGTAGATATCGATCAGCGCGTCTTCGCGGGTCTTGTTGCGATCAACAGCCAGCGTGTTGCGAATGTACGGGCCGACGTTGACGTGATCGATATTGAGCGTCGGCAGTTCGCCAACATTCATATCGGCCAGGGTTTCGAGAAGCTGCTCGCTCACCTCTTCCCCAGCTTCAACCCAGATTTCCCCGGTGTTTTCATTGATGATGTCGGCGGCGACATAACGGCCCACCAGATCATCGGTCGGCACCAGCACTGCCTCGAGACCTTCCGAGACCAGCTTGTTGGCGAGACGCGGGGTGATCTTGGTTTCTTTCGGCACGCGCACTTCGCCCGTGGCCGCATCGATCAGATCATAGGTGAGCTTCATGCCCTTGAACTGCTCAGCGCTAAATGGCCGCTTCCAGCCGCCCGGCGTGCGTTCGAAGGTCAGAGTCTCATAGAAATACTGCAGGATTTCTTCGGCGGTCATGCCGGTGGCTTCGAAGGGCGCCAAGGTCGCCCCGTCTTCGGCCAGCTTCACGCGCCGCTCTTCGGTCAAGAAGGAATCCAGTGCCAGCATCAGGGTCGTCGCCGGCAGCTTGCGGCGGCGGTCGATACGGACGTAGACGATATCCTTCGCGTCGAATTCAAAGTCCAGCCACGATCCGCGATAGGGGATAACGCGGGCGGCAAACAGGAACTTACCCGACGAATGGGTCTTGCCACGGTCGTGATCGAAGAACACGCCCGGCGACCGGTGCATCTGGCTGACGATGACGCGCTCGGTGCCGTTAATGATAAACGTACCATTGCTGGTCATCAGGGGCATATCGCCCATGTAGACTTCTTGTTCTTTGATATCGCGGATCGAGCGCGAACCCGTATCTTCGTCGATATCCCAGACCACGAGACGGAGCGTAACCTTCAGCGGCGCTGCAAAGGTGATGCCGCGCTGTTGGCACTCTTCAACGTCATATTTCGGCTCTTCCAGTTCGTACTTAACGAACTCGAGCTGCGAGCGTTCGGAGAAATCCTTAATCGGAAATACCGAGCGGAACACTTCCTGAAGCCCGACCGGGGTGCGCTGTTCAGGCGGTACGTTCATTTGCAGAAAATAATCGTAGGAGCTCTTTTGCACCTCGATCAGATTCGGCATTTTTGCCACTTCCGGGATGCGCCCGAAGCTCTTCCGAACCCGCTTACGACCCGTGAACGACTTCGCCATGTCTGCCCCTCAATCGTCTGTGTTCCGCCGCCGCACCGGAACCGACCGCTTCGCGCAGCCATCGGATTCTTCTGCAAACGGGAACAGGCCCGTGCTGCCCCGGAAACCCCGGCGCTCAGCAGGCCCGCTCTAAAGTACGCTTACGCTTCCAGTTACCGACTGCGTGGACGGAAAGGCTTCGCGAAACCCCTTCCGCCCACGGCAAGCCGATAAGATTAACACCGTGCGGCCAGAGGGCCGCAAGGCATTACTTCACTTCGACCTTTGCGCCGGCTTCTTCCAGCACCTTCTTCATCTTGGCGGCTTCGTCTTTCGACACGCCTTCCTTGACGGGCTTCGGAGCGCCTTCGACCAGGTCCTTGGCTTCCTTCAGGCCGAGACCGGTGATGGCACGGACTTCCTTAATCACGTTGATCTTCTTGTCGCCGGCATCGGCGAGGATCACGGTGAATTCGGTCTGTTCTTCAACCGGAGCGGCGGCAGCAGCCGGGCCAGCAGCGGCAACGGCGACCGGAGCGGCGGCGGTGACGCCCCACTTGTCTTCCAGCAGCTTCGCGAGTTCGGCGGCTTCCAGAACGGTCAGGGCCGAGAGATCGTCAACGAGTTTGGCCAAATCAGCCATTGTAAGTCTCCTAGGAGGGTAAGTCTGGGAAAGATTAAGCTGCGACGGTTAGGCCGCTGCGCCTTTGTCGGCATACGCCTGAACGACGCGAGCAAGCTGAGCAGCCGGGGCCTGTGCCACTGCGGCGAGCTTCTGGGCCGGAGCCTGGAGCACGCCGAGCAGCTTGCCACGCAGTTCGTCGAGCGACGGCAGCGTTGCAAGAGCCTTCACACCGGCTTCGTTGAGCGGTTGCCCCCCGAGGGAGCCGCCAACGATGGTGAGCTTGTCGTTCGTCTTGGCGAACTCGACGACAACCTTGGCAGCCGCAACCGGGTCAGCCGAATACGCAAGCGCAGTCGGACCCTTCAGCAGATCGCCGAGGTTTTCGTAGGGCGTGCCGGCGAGGGCGAGCTTAGCGAGCCTGTTCTTCGCAACTTTGTAGGAGGCCGCTTCGGCCCGCATCTTGCGACGAAGGTTGGTCGTTTCGGCAACCGTCAAACCCTTTTGTTGGGTGACAACTACCAAACCGGCACCAGCCAGCGCGGAATGCAAGGACGAAACCAGCTCCTGCTTCTCGGAACGGTCCACGTCTCGTCTCCAATATCAAGGGAAAGCAGACCATCTGCTTTCCTGATACGATGGGGGTTATTGCTAACCCCCGGCACACTCGGGCAGCCCGAAGGCTCCCCTCTCGTTCGCCTGTCCGCAGAAGTCTTTCCCCAGGCCCCCTCGCGGGGATGGTTCCGGTACCTTCTGTCTACCGTTGGATGATTAAGCGTTTGGCCGAAGCCTTGGCCCCAATGGTCTTGGACAGGGGATCGGATGATCGCTCATCCGATCAAACCCGAAGCGCCGAAGCGCTTCGGGGATCCTTCATCGGATCGTCGCGCCTTAGAGGCTGGCGACCGACCCGAGTTCCAGCTTCACGCCCGGACCCATGGTCGAGCTGAGGCTGACTTTCTTAATGTAGACGCCCTTAACGCCGGTCGGCTTATTCCGGTTGATCGCGCCAACGAACGCCTTGACGTTCTCCAGCAGCGCTTCTTCCGAGAAGCTCGCCTTACCAATACCAGCATGGACGATCCCGGCCTTTTCGGCGCGGAACTGCACCTGACCGCCCTTGGCCGCCGCAACCGCTGCTGCGACATCGGTGGTCACCGTGCCGAGCTTCGGGTTCGGCATCAGGCCACGCGGGCCGAGCACCTTACCGAGACGACCGACGATGGCCATCATGTCCGGGGTGGCGATGCAACGATCGAACTCGATCTTGCCGCCCTGAACGATTTCCATCAGGTCTTCGGCGCCGACCACATCGGCCCCAGCCGCCTTGGCTTCTTCAGCCTTGGCGCCGCGGGCGAACACGCCGACGCGCAGGGTCTTACCGGTGCCATTCGGCAGCGACACGACGCCACGCAGGGCCTGATCGGCCTTACGCGGATCGATGTTCAGGTTCATGGCAATTTCGATGGTTTCATCGAACTTCGCCGTGGCCCGGGCCTTAATCATGGAAACGGCTTGCTCCAGCGCCACCAGGGCTTCGGAGTCAACGCCTTCATACGCCTTCTTCAGACGCTTACCGATGCGGGCCATGGGCTTACTCCACCACTTCCAGGCCCATGGACCGGGCCGAGCCGACAATCATGGTAGCCGCGGCATCAACGTCATTGGCGTTGAGATCGGCCATCTTCTTGGTCGCGATTTCGCGGATCTGGTCCATCGTGACCTTACCCACTTTCGCGCCCTTGCCGGTGGTCTGCGACCCCTTATCGATGCCCGCAGCCTTCTTCAGGAAGTAAGTGACCGGCGGGGTCTTCATCACGAAGGTGAAGGTACGGTCGCCATAGGCCGTGATGACCACGGGGATCGGCATACCGACTTCAAGCTGCTGCGTCTGCGCATTGAACGCTTTGCAGAATTCCATGATGTTCAGACCGCGCTGACCCAACGCCGGACCGATCGGCGGCGACGGATTGGCTTTGCCAGCCGGCACCTGTAGCTTAATGTAGCCAACAATCTTTTTTGCCATTTGATCCTCTCACGAGAAGGAAGCGCGGTGCGGCCATGGCGAGCCTCCCGCGCGATAGAGCCAGGTCTTAAACTTTCTCGACCTGGCCATATTCCAATTCGACCGGGGTCGAGCGTCCGAAGATCGACACAGCCACCTTGAGGCGCGAGCGCTCTTCGTCCACTTCTTCCACCGTGCCGTTGAAGGAGGCGAACGGACCATCGGCAACGCGCACCTGTTCGCCCACTTCGAAGCGGACGGACGGACGCGGACGGTTCGTGCCTTCTTTGACCTGCCGGGCCAGCCGTTCGGCTTCCGCATCGCTGACCGGCGACGGTTTGCCTTTGGCGCCCAAGAACCCGGTCACTTTCGCCGTCGAGGTGACGATGTGCCAAGTCTGGTCGTTCATTTCCATCTTCACCAGCACATAGCCGGGAATGAGCTTCCGCTCCGAATTCACTTTGGCGCCGCGCCGGACCTCAACAATCTCTTCGGTCGGGACCATAATATCCCCGAAAAGATCGGC from Elstera cyanobacteriorum harbors:
- the rpoB gene encoding DNA-directed RNA polymerase subunit beta translates to MAKSFTGRKRVRKSFGRIPEVAKMPNLIEVQKSSYDYFLQMNVPPEQRTPVGLQEVFRSVFPIKDFSERSQLEFVKYELEEPKYDVEECQQRGITFAAPLKVTLRLVVWDIDEDTGSRSIRDIKEQEVYMGDMPLMTSNGTFIINGTERVIVSQMHRSPGVFFDHDRGKTHSSGKFLFAARVIPYRGSWLDFEFDAKDIVYVRIDRRRKLPATTLMLALDSFLTEERRVKLAEDGATLAPFEATGMTAEEILQYFYETLTFERTPGGWKRPFSAEQFKGMKLTYDLIDAATGEVRVPKETKITPRLANKLVSEGLEAVLVPTDDLVGRYVAADIINENTGEIWVEAGEEVSEQLLETLADMNVGELPTLNIDHVNVGPYIRNTLAVDRNKTREDALIDIYRVMRPGEPPTLETAEKLFGDLFFDSERYDLSAVGRVKMNARLGLDVPDTMRVLRKHDILAIVKLLCDLKDGRGEIDDIDHLGNRRVRSVGELMENQYRLGLLRMERAIRERMSSVEIDTVMPHDLINAKPAAAAVREFFGSSQLSQFMDQTNPLSEITHKRRLSALGPGGLTRERAGFEVRDVHPTHYGRICPIETPEGPNIGLINSLATYARVNQYGFIESPYRKVKDGVVSSDVVYLSAMEEGRYTIAEANAELDADMRFVAELVPSRQGGEYIVARPTDIDLIDVSPKQLVSVAAALIPFLENDDANRALMGSNMQRQAVPLIRAEAPLVGTGMEATVARDSGVAISAKRGGIVDQIDATRIVIRVTDATEASSSAVDIYNLLKFQRSNQNTCINQRPLVKVGDVVAAGDIIADGPSTELGELALGRNVLVAFMPWNGYNFEDSILISERIVSEDVFTSIHIEEFEVMARDTKLGQEDITRDIPNVGEEALKNLDEAGIVYIGAEVKAGDILVGKVTPKGESPMTPEEKLLRAIFGEKASDVRDTSLRVPPGVTGTIVEVRVFSRRGVDKDERAIAIERLEIERLAKDRDDERAILERSFNGRLKELLLGQTIASGPRGVKAGAVVDSETLAGLTPGQWRQIAVADDKVMDDLEALKKQMDASIDRLNKRFENKVEKLQRGDELPPGVMKMVKVFVAVKRKLQPGDKMAGRHGNKGVISRITPIEDMPYLEDGTAVDIVLNPLGVPSRMNVGQILETHLGWASANLGRQIKDLVDQFRREGSKDTSKLHSYFKDIYGEKVYGEDIADLDTGDTLELAQNLTRGIPFATPVFDGAREEDIVHMLEKAGIHSSGQMTLVDGRTGEPFDRSVTVGYIYMLKLHHLVDDKIHARSIGPYSLVTQQPLGGKAQFGGQRFGEMEVWALEAYGAAYTLQEMLTVKSDDVSGRTKVYEAIVRGDDNFEAGIPESFNVLVKELRSLCLNVELETRA
- the rplL gene encoding 50S ribosomal protein L7/L12 codes for the protein MADLAKLVDDLSALTVLEAAELAKLLEDKWGVTAAAPVAVAAAGPAAAAAPVEEQTEFTVILADAGDKKINVIKEVRAITGLGLKEAKDLVEGAPKPVKEGVSKDEAAKMKKVLEEAGAKVEVK
- the rplJ gene encoding 50S ribosomal protein L10, with the protein product MDRSEKQELVSSLHSALAGAGLVVVTQQKGLTVAETTNLRRKMRAEAASYKVAKNRLAKLALAGTPYENLGDLLKGPTALAYSADPVAAAKVVVEFAKTNDKLTIVGGSLGGQPLNEAGVKALATLPSLDELRGKLLGVLQAPAQKLAAVAQAPAAQLARVVQAYADKGAAA
- the rplA gene encoding 50S ribosomal protein L1: MARIGKRLKKAYEGVDSEALVALEQAVSMIKARATAKFDETIEIAMNLNIDPRKADQALRGVVSLPNGTGKTLRVGVFARGAKAEEAKAAGADVVGAEDLMEIVQGGKIEFDRCIATPDMMAIVGRLGKVLGPRGLMPNPKLGTVTTDVAAAVAAAKGGQVQFRAEKAGIVHAGIGKASFSEEALLENVKAFVGAINRNKPTGVKGVYIKKVSLSSTMGPGVKLELGSVASL
- the rplK gene encoding 50S ribosomal protein L11, with amino-acid sequence MAKKIVGYIKLQVPAGKANPSPPIGPALGQRGLNIMEFCKAFNAQTQQLEVGMPIPVVITAYGDRTFTFVMKTPPVTYFLKKAAGIDKGSQTTGKGAKVGKVTMDQIREIATKKMADLNANDVDAAATMIVGSARSMGLEVVE
- the nusG gene encoding transcription termination/antitermination protein NusG, encoding MAQRWYVVHVYSGFEKKVAQAIQETAEQKGMADLFGDIMVPTEEIVEVRRGAKVNSERKLIPGYVLVKMEMNDQTWHIVTSTAKVTGFLGAKGKPSPVSDAEAERLARQVKEGTNRPRPSVRFEVGEQVRVADGPFASFNGTVEEVDEERSRLKVAVSIFGRSTPVELEYGQVEKV